The genome window ACTTACAAGACAATGTCAACtaatttttagaaggatgggtgaccAATGCttgcaaaaagatgaacatatcagttattcaataactcacaccatcccaaTATGAATTGCATATGTTtaatatagccaattaatgatTTAGTAGATTaagtttaaacataaaaaaacttaGAACTTAACCATACCTGATTAAACTTCATCAAGAttggctgccatgtcctttcaatgctttttgtaATTAATGCGCCCTCCCCATTTCCCCCTTGTGTGTTGAAttagtgaagtgtgagaaaacagctttaattctccatcaaataaCTCTCAAATCGAGCCAACTCgccttttcagcagcaacagcattatttcttatggttaaatattctccatatgccttctgtAATGAACTGGAGTGGAGATGAACCAAGTATTCAACCAAACGCTGCAATGCTTTAACTGGTTTTATTGAATGGCTGGTGAGGAGTGGGAATCAGGCAGGTAAACAGGACAAATTCCAACAAATGGTAAGGCGGACATCCAGGCACACTTGACAGGtaacaggcaaacagaactgggcagaacagatgaccaaaacagaatcagaattcagttgtggagttcaatttctcctcttaatttgtgttttttcaggtcaaaataaaaaatttttgaTGAAGATGCTgtttatatagggaacggatggcactctgtgtcattttgtgaaagaaaaagaaagggtgaaacatgcctcatgcaacaaaagtaaaaaaacctgtttttttcagcctttttcttgATGGCTGTTATACACAGACAAACAcgtcatttaacagtggcttttaaaaaagaggaagaagttgctttttaaaataaagtataataattaaaggctaccattttgtagaatattcttgtatttcacttttacttgtccccatgttctagtgggtcccgtgaaggctctgatataaaagaacaaagtaaatatcaaattattaaaatgcaaaaatacatactgtagataGTGATATaaatggacagtatttacacatgtGATATAAATGGACAGTAtgtaccatggacagtatttacacatttaatttgtcggctgctttttgccagccctctctcctggctttaacagattttgaggtgttccctgttgttttaattaatgactcaaatttggcataaccttccattaaaagcttgtggtctgcttgggagaaaaactgtgggcattctttggccatgctgaacagccaatagcagcgctgctgatcattgtttctactatcgatacatttccccttttaaacaaacgcatgaacgcgtagttatctcagataactcaatccagccatactaatcataaacaacagatgtgttcgaagaacccaattagccggatcatgattagccggatgaaatcatcttggatgtgtcatttgatctcggatgttttaagcaacgtacgaagaacggaccccagataACAAACAATAAACAGGACTCcagaacctaaaacaaaaacacagataaacCCTCAGGCAGGAAAGAGCTaacttaaccaaataataaacaaaaaccagaacatTACACCTTCATTAAAATTTTCTAATTCCACTCGCGGGAAATGCACACTTTAAGGCTTATTTCCtgtcgttgccatggtgaagcATGTTATCTGTGTGCCATTATTAGGGCTTCTTTCATTCTCGTGCTCGCGTTGAATTCATGGTTGGTTGGacactgagtttagttacctgactgatatcacctgttctgaaaccaaaaacCCGAGTAtgacagagggaggaagaactactcagagcagcagctttctaatcAGCGTAgtttggtatttttttcttaaacggagtccagaacaaagacgcagagcgcaacctgcccaactataaaggcgtctgccccatCCACCAATCAGTGGtacgctccgatcagcacctgccgCTCACAGAGCAGGACAGTGGAACACCATttcaccagagttgcaaaatggtacaaaataacttggtttatcattattttgtttagagttcagcttggatttgaTTTTCTGCgcagcatagatttgctgtgcgcgctgaagCCAGATACCGTGCGCGATTGCGCACGtgcgcagcttagagggaacactgctCTTGAGTCTATCTCATCCTTATTGTTGCGAAATATATCGATAGTGTTGGTTACATCATTCTAAGATTCTGAATGTTCTCATGAACACTGGCTGGGTGATGACTAGAAAGCCACAAGAACATGATTCCATTATAAAAAGGTGGATCCTCACAAGAATTCTGAACAAACAGGAATAAATTATTTGAAGTCTAAAAATCAAGGATCACAGTTTTCCATTAACATAATAAGTAATGCATTTATCTCCAGTGGAACATCATAGTGGGGGCTGTCTTTTTGTATTTGATACTTGCAGTATTTATACAATGGAAAGACAATTTTCTGGAAAAACGGAACAAGAGAAGCTAGTCAATGACCTGCAAGCACAGACTTATAGTTATTCTCAGATGATCTCATGGAAAGACCATAACGTTGCTAGAATGGTCATGTTAGTGACCTAAATTAAATCCAGTTGGAAATCTGTGGAAAATAATGGATCCAACCGTGCAGAACAGGCCCAAGCTTCGAGATTTGAAAACAGTTGTGTTGAAGAATGGGTCCAAGTCATACCTCAccagtgaaggtttttttttccacaccagAGGTGTCATTGCCTAAAAGGCTTTTGTAGTCAGTTTTGAATAAATTTCAATGAGCTTGCTCAACGTAAAGCCCCTGTGTCATTCcacttttttaaacataacttCATTTATGgtctaatttgttttaattatcaaCATCTGCTGTGAAATTTATGTTGATGATATCCTCATCAGAACTACATTTACTGAGAAAACCACTGATGTGCTGTGTATATATTTTCTCCAATGTATTTCTAGCATACATATATAGTCtttctttttaagttttaaaattaattaattccaTCAGCTGGATGGGTTAAAGGTGCGGCTCTAGTAATGTCATtttgagaataaataaataataggaaaaatactGAATACCGCAATCAAGGGTAAAAAATTGAGAAATGTACAAACAATATACCCATGAAGTGTTGTTTTGATCACAATAACGTGAGTGATCTATTGCCTACAGATCAGCTGCCATGAGCCTGACAGCCTTCTCGGTTTCAAGATAAGACATAAAGATGAGGATTAGACAAAATAAATGGGTCCAAAAAACATACAATTTTAGTCCGTCTTTTACGTCCATCTTGATCATTCTGTAAAGACTAAACAGAAGTTTCCAACATAATTTCTTCTTTCCGTCTTTGGGTGAACATGGAGGAACCTTGCAATCATGTTTTTCTGCCACTGTACAAGTCAATAACGTCCATATTAGAGCAACTAAACATGGCACAAAGTGCACCGTTCTTCTTAATGGCACATAATATTAAGgcttagagcaggggtgtcaaactcattttggttgaggggccgcattcagcttaatctgatcacaagaGGGCAACACGactaaactcattgcaagattaaatagaactaataaaagtggacttgttgttgatttttatattaaatgaatttcacttttacacaatatattatgaataacctcagcgtttttaaaaaaagtatgtgcaatttcaacaatacttttactcagttaaacatttacttaagtgcattatgcataagaactgatcacagtgattgtacaatgttgaaaaacatttattcacaatttttggaacataaaaacactgtcctgcatgacaaaatacatcaaacagatacaaattaagaaattatttcaaatcaattttccacatctgaagctcagtgctaccatctgctgattaaaacacagcgccctttgtggacaatataggaactacagcttttcaattaaacgaagtacatgttttttttttcaataattgttttatcattctcttccttttatctcatctttctttcatcttttcttttttcttcttgttcttcctttcctctcctaccttcccattgtagtgtccatatcatttgagatattccccccatgaatcataataaaactattcacattcataaatcaagcggagcactatggcaaaagcagtactgctccacttgtgaaagtcaaatctgatgagctctttttggcattaaggcaacaattcttattgccacattgccagacagtacactggaaaaaaaaaaatccagtgcacTGGAAAACGACAAacctaatttaaatattttttttttcttttttttttttcgaataATGATAATCCATTTAGCcagccgtatgtttgacacccctggcttaGAGACTTAAAACCAAGGTCTGAGCCACATGTTCACATCCGCTACTTGCACTCCACACAAATTACAAAGGTTTGTTTGGTAGCAATAATTTTTGAACTTCATGAACCAGCGCATGCGCAGGTGAGTTGTGCATTTCGCTTATACAGACACTGGGGTTTAAGCCTGACTATAATTATGCACAAGACTCTTATTTTGGAGTGGGAAAGAGATTTATTCTTCAATTGCCCTGTTGTGTTTGCTGACTCTTCTGACAAAGGCTTTGCTTTTGCTCAGTGTAAATGTCCGTTCTTTGTTTATAAGTTGGATCTAAGTTGTTACGGGTAATGTGCAGTAGGGGGCGCTGTAGCTCAGTTGGTAATAAGGGTGCGCACAAGAGTAAGAAAGTTTCTGCTACCTCCCCGTCAGTCAGTCTCAGAGCTTAATATCCTATTGGCGAGAGAACGAAAGAAAGcgctctttttattttgttagagATTAAGACTGGGCGCACATTTGTTTTGAGTGCAGCTTCATGAGGCTCATAAGCAGCAGTTATGGACCTACAGCTAAACACCTTGCAGCCCTTGGACAGCGGAGCGAGGTACATATTTAgagctttgtttgtttataaagtTTGTACtttatgtaatgttttataTTCTGTGTCAAAGAAAGGCATCTAAGCAgatgtattttatgtttgtgtttgtttagttttcacGGTGTAAATTCAGTATGAATCCAGTAAATGAAAACAACTGCACCCGTCGAGGCTCTCCGTTTCTTCTTTGGTCTGAGGGACTGCTACAGTGAAAACTCGTCGCTGAGTGAAAGCTAGCCCCACGTGTCAGCCAAGAGAGACTACTCCTATCAAGAATAACTGCTACTTCATCACTGCTCTTCATATCGAACTCTGACTTGGTTATTCACAAGATTTCAGGTATTATACTCTGTAAAGACTTTGCTGATAAAAGGAACAAAATGTCGTGCCCCACTGAAGAACCCGAAAGCATGGAGCAGCAAGAGGTGAGATCCAGCAGTCGTGAAAGACGCTTAACCGAAAAGGGCAAAGAAATGCATGAACAGGatgcaaagaaaaatgaaagagcATTTAACAGAGCATATAATTCTTGGAAGGAGTCAGCCAAAGAAATCAGAACAAAACTAAAGGCTTTCTGCTCACCTGAAAATTTAAACAGTGTCAGCCATGACATCAGAGAGAAGCACGCGGTTGTACAACAACATTATGAGCCCATCCGCCGCAACCAAAACATGACCCCAGAAATAGTAAAAAGAATGGATGCCTGTGCTGTGCTTACAACAGACATTTGTGAGATCATTGCTAAACGACAAGAAAATATTGATCAGCCCTTTAATGATCATCTTGAAAAGGAAAGGGTAAGAGTGATGCTAAACAAAAATGACTATGGCTCTGTGTTCGGTGAtacaaaaactgaaacatcGTTCCAAGATGGTTCAGTTGCACGCTCAAAGACAGATTCTACAAGCAGTCGTGAGGCAGAAGCTGAGTTTGCAGCTAAAATAGAACAAGCAAAGACCACACAagaaatactttcacagcaaactAAAGTCAACCAAATGGAGAATGAATggaaattaaaggaaaacaagGCATTGGCAAAGTTAAAACAAGAAGAAGTAGAAACAAAGGCAAGGCTTGAGCAGGAAAAAATGAAACTGCAGCAGTTAAAGGCAGAAAGTGAAGTAAAAATAGCAGCAGCACGTGTAAGAGCCCTAAGCCCGTTAAATGACCTTGAAAACTATGATGCTGCATCCTGTCACAACTTTGAAAATGCCTTAAATGGTCCTGTCAGGGAAACACAGTCCACCCTTAATCCGCTGGCTCCGTCCTTTAAGCATCACCACACCATTGCAGGACGAGAAGAACCTAGCTTAGCTGAAGCTCTTGCCAACTCCCTTACCTTAAACCGACTTCCCGTACCAGAGCCAGGTATCTTTAGTGGTGACCCTCTAAAGTTTGTTGACTGGAAAATATCCTTCATGGCACTAATTGGCAACAAACCCTTACCTGTATGTGAGAAAATATTGTATCTAAAGGGTTATCTTGCAGGTGAGGCACGAAAGGCAGTAGAGGGATATTTTTTCCGTGACTCTGAGCAGGCATACCAGAGCATCTGGAATGTTCTACAGGAGAGGTATGGCAGCCCATTCATTGTTCAAAGAGCCTTTAGAGCTAAACTAACAAAATGGCCCAAAATACCTGCTAATAACCCCTTAGCACTAAGAGAGTTTGCAGACTTTCTCCAGAGCTGCACGGAGGCCATTCCACAAGTAAAGGGCCTAGAAATCCTCAATGACTGTGAGGAAAATCACAAACTTCTCCAAAAATTGCCTGATTGGATAGTACAAAGGTGGAGTCGCATTGTAGTGGAGGAGCTAGACAAAACCCAAGAGTACCCTAGCTTCGCCCAGTTCACTCAGTTCATCCAAAAGGAAGCAAAAGTAGTCTGCAATCCTGTTGCTTCACCATTTATGATAAATGAAAGATCAGAAGACAGATGCATTAAAAGAGCTAAAGCGCTTCAGACAACTACGCAGACTAAGTCTACCTTGCCAGCAGCAGTTACGTGTAAACCCAAACctccttgtttgttttgtaaagatGAAATGCATAGCATAATAAAGTGTCCTGGCTTTGCTGCTAAGACCAgtgatgaaaagaaaagattCATTTATGAAAATCATCTCTGCTTTGGATGTTTGAGAAAAGGGCATATAACTAAAGAATGCAAAAGACGTCATTCCTGCAGTAAATGTGGTAGACGTCACCCCACCTGTCTGCACATAGAAAGAGCAAAGCAGCCTGAAGAAAGGAGAACTGAGGACTCTGATTTCCCAGCAGAGAATGAAAATAAGGAATTGCATGAAGTCATGACCCATCTACTCACAAGAAAGACATTTGCAACATCCAGCATCAGAATTAAACATAGACAATCAACCAGTGCAGTTAAAACTCAGCACAATGACCTCTGTTGACACAGTTGTAGCAAGTAAACTTGCTAGCAACCTGCAGGTGCGTAGCTTTGACTCTGACACCcatgtcaaaataaaacaagcctACTCTCGTGACTTCATCCCAGTTGACAAGTCCAGCATTCCCACTAGAGAAACTGCACTTCAGTGGCCACACCTTAAAGGTATAGCCAACCAGTTACAGCCACTACAAGATTGCGAAGTGGGTTTGCTAATCGGCTATGACTGTCCATCAGCACTAGCTCCCCTAGAAGTTGTTACAGGACAACTAACTGAGCCTTTTGCACAAAGAACCATACTTGGTTGGAGTATCATTGGGTCTGGCAATCCCCACTTAGACAGAGAGGGAAATCAGAGTTATGTGCATCGAATCAAAGTTAAAGAAATGCCCACACCCACAACAGCTGATGTGCTAAAAGTCTTAGAGTCAGACTTTAACGAAAGAAACTATGAGGATAAGTACGTATCTCAGGAGGATGTATATTTTTTACAGCTCCTCAGTGACACAATAAAGCAAAGAGATGATGGACATTACCAAATGCCCCTTCCCTTTAGGGATAATAAGCCACCAGCCCTTCCCAACAATAAGAGGCTAGCTACAGTTCGACTGCACCACCTAAAGAAAAGGCTAAAGGCTGACAAACAGTATCATGAGCATTATAGGGCCTTTATGAAAGACATTATCAGCAGTGGTGATGCAGAACTAGCCCCTCCTGTGACTGACGAGACTGTATGGTACATCCCACATCATGGGGTGTACCACCCTAAGAAACCGACAAAGTTAAGAGTAGTCTTTGACTGTTCTGCCAAGTTTCTTGGCGTGTCACTGAACAATACTCTTCTCACGGGACCGGATATGATTAACTCGTTGGTGGGAGTGCTCTGTCGTTTCCGAAAAGAGAATGTGGCAATCACCTGTGACATTGAAAGAATGTTTCATCAGTTCTTCGTTTGTCCGGAAATGCGTAACTACTTACGATTTCTATGGTGGCCAGATGGACAATTAGACACAGAGCCCAAAGAGTACAGGATGGCTGTACATTTGTTTGGTGCTGGATCCTCCCCCGGATGTGCCAATTTTGGCCTTAAGTATCTAGCACAGCAGAACAGATTAGACTACGCAAAAGCCTCAGACTTTGTGGAAAAGAACTTTTACGTAGATGATGGGTTGACAAGTGTCCCATCAGTCAAAGAAGCTCAAGAGCTCATCACAGAAACACAAGCACTTTGCAAACGTGGAGGTTTACATCTGCACAAATTCAATTCCAATCAAGGTGACGCCTTGTGTCATCTTGCACCCTCAGAAAGAGCAACCACAACAGAGTTACTCAACCTCAAACCTGATACTATCTGTGAAGGTCATGTGCTTGGAATCCAGTGGTCAATCAAAACCGAcactttcaagtttaatgtaaACACAAAGAGCCAGCCTCCCACTCGTCGGAGTATATTGTCAGTGATTTCATCTCTTTATGACCCACTTGGATTTGTAGCTCCTTTTTCCTTAAGTGGTAAAAGTATAGTACAGGAGCTCTGCCGTAGAGGCATAGGATGGGATGATCCCATTCCTGAAAATCTGCGCTCACGGTGGGAGGACTGGAAAAACAGTTTGGAAAAGCTCAAGTCAGTCGAAGTACCCAGATGTTACCATCCACCAGAACTAAAGGACATCATTAAAGTGGAATTGCATCACTTTTCTGATGCCAGTAGCATTGGCTATGGGGCATGCTCCTACATTAGGTTCAAAAGCGATGACAACAAAGTGCACTGTAGTCTGGTTATGGCTAAAGCTAGAGTCGCACCTACCAAAGTTACTAGCATCCCACGGCTAGAACTCTCAGCTGCAGTCACCTCAGCTAAAATAAGTGTAATGCTAAAATCAGAGCTTGAGATGCACATTGATGAGGAGTTCTTTTGGACCGACTCCCAAGTTGTTTTAGCATATATCAACAACGAGGCACGAAGATTTCATGTCTTTGTTGCAAACCGCGTCCAGCTGATTAGACAGATTACAGatcctaaacagtggcaccacaTTGACACAGCTCAGAATCCAGCAGACCATGCTTCTAGAGGCCTTAGTGCATCAGAGATCATGACAACTAGCTGGTTGTCAGGCCCAAAGTTTCTGTGGGAACAAGAGATTTCCTACTCAACCACCCAATCAGCTGAGGTGCTGGTGGGAGATCCTGAAGTCAAAGTAGTCAAAACCTTTACAACTCAAACAAGCGAACAAGACATTATCCTCAGTCGCTTTGAAAGGTTTTCGAGTTGGTCAATGCTCCTCAAAGTGGTGGCGAGAATAAAAAGACTGACAAACAAAACCCAACATGGCAATGTTGTTACAGTGGATGAACGCAAAAGAGCGGCTGATACAGTAATAAAACTCCTCCAGCAGCAAGCCTTTCCTCAGGAGCTAAGGGTGTTGAACACGAATGAAAGCCTTCCAAGCTCTAGCCCTCTTTTCCTGCTGGATCCCATTCTAGATCATGGACTTCTCAGAGTTGGTGGAAGACTAAAAAACTCAACACTTTGTCAGGAACTGAAATACCCGATTATCCTCCCAAAAGACCATCATATTACAGCATTGATCATTTCTCACTTTCATGCAAAGATTTGTCATCAAGGCAGAAGCCAGACACTGATGGAAATCAGAGCAAATGGGTTTTGGGTGATTGGTGGGAGCAAACAAGTTGCAAAGCTAATAAGCAAGTGCGTGCAGTGTCGAAAACTTCGTCGGCCCACAGAGGAACAACGTATGTCAGAACTACCAAAGGAACGAGTTGAAATCTCAGATCCTTTCATGCACTGTGGAATGGACTGTTTTGGACCTTTCACCACCAGACAAGGCCGCAAAGAGTATAAAAGGTATGGACTCCTCTTTACATGCCTCTCTTCACGTGCAGTCCACATTGAGATGTTAGAGAACCTCTCTACAGACTGTTTCATTAACGCTCTAAGATGCTTCATCAGCTTAAGAGGAACTGTCAGTAAGCTGTACTGTGATCAAGGCACAAATTTCATTGGGGCCAAAAATGAGTTGAAGGAGGCTCTCAACGAATGTGACACAAATGCTCTGGAGGCGTTTCTTGCAGATAAGCAATGCGAATTTGTATTTAACGCCCCATCTGCTAGCCATGCCGGAGGTGTGTGGGAACGGCAGATTCGAACCATACGCAACGTTCTCAATGCCACCATTGCTCAATCACAAGGCAGGTTGGATGATGCTTCTCTAAGAACACTATTTTATGAGGCAATGTCTATCATCAATGGTCGACCACTCAGTGTTGAAGGACTTAATGACCCCAAATCACCTGAACCTCTAACTCCTAACCATCTGATTTTAATGAAATCAAGGGTTGCTCTGCCTCCCCCTGGACAGTTTGTGAAGGAGGACTTGTATGCAA of Fundulus heteroclitus isolate FHET01 chromosome 15, MU-UCD_Fhet_4.1, whole genome shotgun sequence contains these proteins:
- the LOC118566077 gene encoding uncharacterized protein LOC118566077, which produces MTSVDTVVASKLASNLQVRSFDSDTHVKIKQAYSRDFIPVDKSSIPTRETALQWPHLKGIANQLQPLQDCEVGLLIGYDCPSALAPLEVVTGQLTEPFAQRTILGWSIIGSGNPHLDREGNQSYVHRIKVKEMPTPTTADVLKVLESDFNERNYEDKYVSQEDVYFLQLLSDTIKQRDDGHYQMPLPFRDNKPPALPNNKRLATVRLHHLKKRLKADKQYHEHYRAFMKDIISSGDAELAPPVTDETVWYIPHHGVYHPKKPTKLRVVFDCSAKFLGVSLNNTLLTGPDMINSLVGVLCRFRKENVAITCDIERMFHQFFVCPEMRNYLRFLWWPDGQLDTEPKEYRMAVHLFGAGSSPGCANFGLKYLAQQNRLDYAKASDFVEKNFYVDDGLTSVPSVKEAQELITETQALCKRGGLHLHKFNSNQGDALCHLAPSERATTTELLNLKPDTICEGHVLGIQWSIKTDTFKFNVNTKSQPPTRRSILSVISSLYDPLGFVAPFSLSGKSIVQELCRRGIGWDDPIPENLRSRWEDWKNSLEKLKSVEVPRCYHPPELKDIIKVELHHFSDASSIGYGACSYIRFKSDDNKVHCSLVMAKARVAPTKVTSIPRLELSAAVTSAKISVMLKSELEMHIDEEFFWTDSQVVLAYINNEARRFHVFVANRVQLIRQITDPKQWHHIDTAQNPADHASRGLSASEIMTTSWLSGPKFLWEQEISYSTTQSAEVLVGDPEVKVVKTFTTQTSEQDIILSRFERFSSWSMLLKVVARIKRLTNKTQHGNVVTVDERKRAADTVIKLLQQQAFPQELRVLNTNESLPSSSPLFLLDPILDHGLLRVGGRLKNSTLCQELKYPIILPKDHHITALIISHFHAKICHQGRSQTLMEIRANGFWVIGGSKQVAKLISKCVQCRKLRRPTEEQRMSELPKERVEISDPFMHCGMDCFGPFTTRQGRKEYKRYGLLFTCLSSRAVHIEMLENLSTDCFINALRCFISLRGTVSKLYCDQGTNFIGAKNELKEALNECDTNALEAFLADKQCEFVFNAPSASHAGGVWERQIRTIRNVLNATIAQSQGRLDDASLRTLFYEAMSIINGRPLSVEGLNDPKSPEPLTPNHLILMKSRVALPPPGQFVKEDLYARKRWRRVQYLAEQFWSRWKMEYLLNISTRQKWHQPRRNLKVNDIVIIKEDMLPRSQWQLGRVVEAPEGEDGFVRRVKLQVGNRNPTMKWDTTHKPRVVERPIQKLVVLLESH